The Streptomyces taklimakanensis nucleotide sequence ATCGCCAGGATCATGAACAGCGCCCAGACGACGAAGAGCACCGGCCCGATCGACCAGCCGAAGTCCTGGATGAAGGAGAGCTTGGTGGACGCCGGGGTCTGGCCGCGGGAGTCGGCGAAGTTCAGCGACAGGACCGCGAAGGCGATGCCGACGATGAGCTGGCCGAGCATCTTGGCCTTGGCGCGCAGGCCCAGGCTGCGCTGCTTGACGATCTTGATGTAGTCGTCGAGGAAGCCGACCAGGCCCATGCCGGCCATCAGGAAGAGCACCAGCACGCCGGAGAACGACGGCGGTTCGCCGGTGATGACCTTGGTGAGCGCGTAGGCGATCAGCGTCGCCAGGATGAAGGCGATGCCGCCCATGGTGGGGGTGCCGCGCTTGCTGTGGTGGTCCCGCGGGCCGTCGTCGCGGATGTACTGCCCGTACCCCTTGCGGGCCAGCAGCTTGATCAGCAGGGGCGTGCCGATCAGGGTCAGGAAGAGCCCGATGACCCCGGAGAAGAGGATCTGCCTCATCATCGGCCGGCGACCTCGCCCTCGACCAGCGCGAGCGCCACCTTCTCCAGGCCGGCCGACCTGGAGGCCTTCACCAGTACCACATCCCCCGGCCGCAGATCGTCGCGCAACAGGTCGATTGCCGCCTGAGCGTCGGACACGTGCACCGACTCCTCACCCCACGAACCCTCGTTCTTGGCGCCCATGTCGATCCAGCGGGCCTCCCGGCCGCCGACCGCCACGAGCTTGCTGACGTTGAGCCGGACGGCCATCCGTCCGACCGCGTCGTGCTCGGCGAGCGACTCCTCGCCGAGCTCGGCCATCTCGCCGAGCACCGCCCACGTGCGACGCCCCTTGCCCATGGCGGCGAGCGCGCGGAGCGCAGCCCGCATGGATTCGGGGTTCGCGTTGTAGGCGTCGTTGACGACGGTCACGCCGTCCGAGCGCTCGGTGACCTCCATCCGCCAGCGGGAGAGCGTGCCGGCCTCGGAGAGCGCTGTGGCGATCCCGTCGACGGGCATGCCCAACTCGTGGGCTACGGCGGCCGCGGCGAGCGCGTTCGACACGTGGTGCTCACCGTACAGGCGCATCGTCACATCGCCGCACCCGGTGGGGGTGTGGAGGGTGAAGGCGGGCTGCCCCTTCGGGGTGAGTCGGACATTCTCGGCGCGGACGTCGGCGTCCTCGGACTCGCCGAAGAAGACGATGCGGGCGTCGGTGCGGGCGCGCATGGCGCGCACCAGGGGGTCGTCGGCGTTGAGGACGGCGATCCCGCCCTCCTCCGCCGGGGGCAGGGACTCCACCAGCTCGCCCTTGGCCTGGGCGATCTGCTCCCGTCCGCCGAACTCGCCGATGTGCGCCGAGCCGACGTTGAGGACCACGCCGACGCGCGGCGGGGTCAGGCCGGTGAGGTAACGGATGTGGCCGATGCCCCGGGCGCCCATCTCCAGCACCAGGTGACGGGTGCCCTCCTCGGCTCCGAGCGCGGTCAGCGGCAGACCGATCTCGTTGTTGAGCGAGCCGGGCGTCCACACGGTGGGGCCGTGCCGCCGCAGCAGTTGGGCGAGCAGGTCCTTGGTGCCGGTCTTGCCCGCCGAGCCGGTGAGGGCGACGACGGTGGCGCCCAACCGCCGTACGACGTGCCGGGCCAGGGCCCCCAGGGCGGTCTCCACGTCGTCCACGACGATCGCGGGGACCCCGACGGGGCGGGAGGCCAGCACGGCCACCGCGCCGTCGGTCACGGCCTTGCCCGCGAAGTCGTGGCCGTCCACGCGCGCGCCGGCGAACGCCACGAACAGCGCGCCGGGGACCACCTCGCGGGAGTCCTTGACCACGGGTCCGGTGACCGTCGCGCCCGGATCCGGTATGTCGTGGGGCCGGCCGGAGACGGCTTCCACGATCTCTGCGAGGGTCAGCGGGATCATGACGTGCTCTCCCCGGTGTCCCCGCTCCCCGCCGCGGCCCGCCGCTCGGTCGCCCGGCGGCGCTCGATGGCCTCGCGCAGCACCTCGCGGTCGTCGAAGGGGCGGATGACGCCGGCGATGTCCTGACCCACCTCGTGGCCCTTGCCGGCGACCAGCACGGTGTCCCCGGGCTCGGCGCGGGCGACGGCGGCATCGATCGCGGCGGCCCGGTCCTCCTCCAGCAGCACGGTGCCGCGCTCGTGGATCGGGACCTCGGCGGCCCCCGCGAGCATGGCGGCCAGAATGGCCAGGGGGTCCTCCGAGCGGGGGTTGTCGGAGGTCAGCACGGCGGTGTCGGCCAGTCGGGCCAGGGTGGCGCCCATGGCGGGACGCTTGTGCGGGTCGCGGTCGCCACCGCAGCCGAGCACCGCGTGCACCCGGCCGTCGGTGACCTTGCGCAGGGCCCTCAGCACGGAGTCGACGGCGTCGGGCTTGTGCGCGTAGTCCACGACCGCCAGGTAGGGCTGTCCGGCGTCCACGCGCTCCAGACGCCCGGGGACCCCCGGCACCGCGGCGACGCCCCGGGCGGCGGTCTCCAGGTCGATCCCGGCCACCACCAGGGCGGTGATGGCCGCGAGCGCGTTGGAGACGTTGAACGGTCCGGGCAGCGGGGCCGCGGCCCGCGCCGTCTCGCCGTCGGGGCCGACGACGGTGAAGGTGGAGCCGAGCGGACCGATCTCCACGTCCCGCGCCCGCCAGTGGGCGTCCGGATGTCCCTCGGCGGAGAAGGTGGTGACGGGGACCTCGCTGACGCCGTCCGCCAGCCGCTGCCCGTACTCGTCGTCGAGGTTGACCACGCCGGCACGGGAGCGGGCCGAGGTGAACAGCTGTGCCTTCGCCCGGAAGTAGTCCTCCATGTCCGGGTGGAAGTCCAGGTGCTCGGGGCTGAGGTTGTTGAAGACGGCGACGTCGAAGACGCAGCCGTCCACCCGGCCCAGCACCAGCGCGTGGCTGGAGACCTCCATGGCCACCGAGCGGACCCCGCGCTCGCGCATCACGGCGAACAGCGCCTGGAGCTCGGTGGCCTCGGGGGTGGTGCGCTCGGACTTGATCCGCTCGTCGCCGATGCGGGACTCGACCGTGCCGATCAGCCCGGCCGGTTCCCCCTCCTTCGCCGCCGCGCGCAGCCCGCCCTCGACGAGGTAGGCGGTGGTGGTCTTGCCGGAGGTGCCGGTGATGCCGATCTGCAGCAGGTCCCGACCGGGGTGGCCGTAGATGGCGGCGGCCAGCTCGCCCAGCCGGTCGCGCGGGTCGGGGACCGTCAGCACGGGCAGGCCGGTGGCCGCGGCCCGTTCGGTGCCCGTCGGGTCGGTGAGCACCGCGGCGGCGCCCAGCCGGGCGGCCTGGACGGCGAAGTCCGCGCCGTGGAAGCGGGCGCCGGGGCGGGCGACGTAGATGTCGCCGGGACGCACCGCGCGCGAGTCGTGGGTGATTCCGGTGACGGCCACGTCCCCTGGGGGGGCCGTGACGTCCAGCTGCCGGGCCAGCTCCGCCAGCGGAACGGGGACGACCCGCTCGGGACGGGGTGGGGCCGGAGGCAGGGAGGAGGTCTGATCAGCGTGTGGCACGGCGGTGAGCGTACCCGGCCGGTCCGTTCCGTCGCGAAGCGAGGGGCCGGACGTGCCGGAGGTTCCGCCGGTGGCGCCGGCGCGGTTCGAGGGGTCGTCGGTGATGGTTCTCACGGGTCGCTTTCCGTTCGGTGCCGGGGGTCAGTCCCCGGGGTCGAAGGTGACGGGCAGACGGGGTGGCTCGGATCCGGTGGGGGGGATCCGGAGCGCCTTGAGGGTGTACTTCATGACCTCCTGGTAGACCGGGCCGCACACCTCGCCGCCGTGGTACTCGCCCTTCTTCGGGTTCTGCACGGCGCAGTAGACGGTGACACGGGGCCGGTCGGCCGGGGCGAAGCCGGCGAAGGAAGCGGTGTAGCCGTTGTAGCGGCCGGTCTCGGGGTCCACCCGGTTGGCGGTGCCGGTCTTCCCCGTCACCCGGTAGCCGGGGATCCGCGCCACCGTGCCGGTCCCCGTGTCGTCGGCCACCACGGACTCCAACATGGCGGCCAGCGTCCGGGCGGTCTTCTCGCTGACGACACGGGTCCGCTTCGGCTTCGGCGCCGGGATCCAGGTCCCGTCGGCGGCGGTGGTGCCGCGCACCAGGGACGGCTCGACGCGCACGCCGCCGGCCGCGACGGTGGAGTACACCGACGCCGCCTGGACGGCGTTGACGGACAGGCCCTGTCCGAAGGGGATGGTGTACTGCTGGGAGGCGTTCCAGTCCTCGGGGTCGGCGAGGATGCCGGGGGTCTCGCCGGGGAAGTCCAGGCCCGTCTTCTGCCCCAGACCGAACTTCCGCAGGTAGGAGTGGAGCACCCGGTTGGTCTCCGCCTGGGTGTCGCCGAGCTGCTCGACGGCCAGGATCGTGCCGATGTTGCTGGACCTGGCCAGCACCCCGTTGAGGGTGAGGTACAGGGTGGGGTGGTCGTGGTCGTCCGCGAAGCTCCGGTCGGCCCGCGGCAGCCGGTTGGGCACCACCACGTGGGTGTGGGGGGTGGCGACGCCCTCCTCCAGCACCGCGGCCATGGACATCACCTTGCTGGTGGAGCCGGGTTCGAAGGCGTCCTGGAGCGCGGGGTTGCCCAGGGCCGAGGCACTGGCCCTGGACAGGTCGTTGGGGTCGAAGCCCGGGGCGGTGGCCAGGGCGAGGATCTCCCCGGTGCGCACGTCCTGGACGATCACGTAGCCGCCGTCGGCCTCGGAGTCGGCGACCTGCTCGTCCAGGGCCCGCTGGGCGGCCCACTGGATGTCGCGGTCCAAGGTCAGCTCCACGTCGGAGCCGGGCTTCGCGGGTTGCTCGTCCTCGCCCGCGGTCGGCACCTGACGTCCACCGGACTGGGCGTACGTGATCTTGCCGTCCTCCCCGGCCAGCACCTCGTCGTACATCGCCTCCAGGCCGCCGCGGCCCTCCCCCTCGGCGTTGACGAACCCGAGCACGCCGGCCGCGAGCCGCTCGTTGGGGTAGACCCGCTTGGCGTGCTCCTCGGAGTACACCCCGGACAGCACGTGGATCCCGTCGCCCGTGTGCTCCCTGGCCAGTGCCCGCTTGAGGTCGGTGATCTGCCGCCAGACCTGCGGGGAACGCTGTCGGGCCAGGAGGACGTAGCGGGTCCCCTCCCGGGAGAGCCGCTCGACGAGGGTCTCCTCGTCCACGTCGAGGATCGGGGACAGCAGCTCGGCCGCCTGGGCGGGGGCGTCGGCGACCTCGGTCTGTTCGGGCGTGAACAGGTAGGGGTCGGCGGTGATGTCGTAGGCGTCCACCGTGGTGGCCAGCGGTACGCCGTCGCGGTCGGTGACGGTGCCGCGTTCGGCGGCGAGCGGGACGGTGATGTAGCGGTTGACGTCGGCCTTGTCCGCGTAGACGCTCGCGTCCACGGCCTGCACCTGGAGCAGCCGCACCGTGAAGGTCAGCATCACCAGGGTCAGCACGACGCCGAACAGCCTCAGCCGGGGTCGGTGGCCGACCAGCCGGATCGTCCCCGGCGGCCTGGGCCGGGAGGTCGTTCGGGCGGGACGGGCCGGACGGGTGCCCCCGCCGGCGCGGGCCGCGGCGCCACCGGTTCCCCTTCCGCTTCCACCAGTCCCCCGGGAACCGCCGGCTCCCCGGGGGCCCCCGGCTCCCCCGACCGGACGCCGGTCGGGTGTGCGGCGCGGGCGTTCGCTCACGGGCCCTCCTCTCCTGCCTCGATCTCGGGGGCGGGCTCGGGAACGCCGCGGACGGTGCCGTCCGGGAGGATGAACACCGGGTTCCCGCCCGGCACCATGCCCAACTCGCGGGCCCGTTCGCTCAGTGGTCCGGGCGCCGAGTGGGAGTCCAGCTCCTGCTGGAGCGCCTGCTCCTCCTCGGCCAGCTCCTCGGCCTGCTTCTCCAGCTCGTCCAGTTCGAAGGAGCCCTGGTTGACGGCCGCGTTGAGCAGCAGCAGGGCCAGCAGTCCGGAACCGAGCAACAGGACCACCAGCAGCACGAAGGGGGTGCGGGCGGGCGCGGAGGGCCCGCCGGCGGGCACCAGCCTCGCCAGTCGGGTCAGCCTCTGCTGCGGGGTCGGGGGCCGGTCCCGCCGGTCCCGCCGGTTCCTCGGTGTGTCCTTCAGGGCTCCTCCCGGATGCGCTCGGCGCCGCGCAGGCGGGCGGGCGCGGCGCGGCGGTTCTCGGCGACCTCCTCCTCCGTGGGGAGTTCGGCGCCCCGGGTGAGCAACCTCAGCCGGGGCTGGTAGCGCTCGGGCACCACCGGCAGGCCGGGGGGCGCGGTGTTCGCGGCCCCCGCGGCCAGCACCCGCTTGACCAGGCGGTCCTCCAGCGAGTGGTAGGACAGCACGGCGATCCGGCCGCCCACCGCCAGTGCGGCCACGGCCGCCGGCAGCGCCCGTTCCAGTACGGCCAATTCGCCGTTGACCTCGATGCGCAGTGCCTGGAAGGTCCGCTTGGCGGGGTTGCCCCCGGTGCGCTTGGCGGCCTGCGGCAGCGCGTCGCGGATCAGCTCCACCAGGCGGGCGCTGGTGGTGAAGGGCTCCTTCTCCCGCTCCCGCACGATCGCCTCGACGATCCGCTTCGCCTGCTTCTCCTCGCCGTAGGCGCGCAGGACGCGCACCAGCTCGCCCGGTGGGTAGGTGTTGAGCACCTCGGCGGCGCCGACGCCCTTCGTCTGGTCCATCCGCATGTCCAGCGGCGCGTCCCTGGCGTACGCGAAGCCGCGCTCGGCCTCGTCCAACTGCAGGGAGGAGACACCGAGGTCGAACAGGACGCCCTGGACGCGCGGCGTCCCGAGCCGGTCCAGCACCTCGGGCAGTTCGTCGTACACGGCGTGCGCCAGCGTGACCCTGTCGCCGAAGGGGGCCAGTCGCTCGCCGGCCAGCCGCAGGGCCTCCGGGTCGCGGTCCAGTCCGATCAGCCGCAGCCCGGGGAAGGCGGCCAGCATGGCCTCGCTGTGCCCGCCGAGCCCGAGGGTGCAGTCCACGACGACGGCGCCGGGCCCGTCCAGGGCGGGTGCGAGCAGATCCAGACAACGCCGGAGCATGACCGGGACGTGCCGCTCGTTGGTGCTCACTGGACTCTCTCCTCGAGCCGGCCCGTACGGCCGGGTCCCCGCCCGCTCGCCATGGGAAAGCGGCCGGTGGCGCCGGGGAAGGGACGCCCGTGGCCGGGAGCGGGAGGAGGCCGGACCGTACGCGGCCGTACGCGCGCCCGCGCACATGTGTCTGGAACGGGAAACGGGGAGCTCGGCGCGTGATCCCGGCTCCCGCTTCGCGTCACTTTAGTCCACTCGTCCCGCCGGTCAACCAACTGGTCAGGCGCGTCACGACCGCCGACCGGCCCGACGCGCCGGGTCCGCCGTCCGCCCCGGGCCCGTCCGCGGACCTCGCGGGCGGCCCCGTCCTCCGCCCCTCCCCTCCCGGGGGATTCGCCCGGACGGACCCCGCCCGACGTGTGGTGTGCCTCACAGCGGAGCGCGTTGACCGATTTCGCCCACCCCACGGCGAGCCGGACCGAGAAGAGGCGGTTACGGTCATAGGCATGCCATCGTCTTCTCCCGAGGGCCCGGTCACCGACCGCCTCATCGCAGCCAACCGACGTTACGCAGCGGAGTTCACCGACCCGGGCATGGACGCCCGGCCGGTGCTGAAGGTCGCCGTGGTCGCCTGCATGGACGCCCGTCTGGACCTGCACGCGGCTCTTGGCCTGGAACTGGGCGACTGCCACACCATCCGCAACGCCGGCGGTGTGGTCACCGACGACGTCATCCGCTCCCTGACCATCAGTCAGCGCGCCCTGGGCACCCGTTCGGTCGTGTTGATCCACCACACCGGATGCGGCCTGCTGAACCTGACCGAGGACTTCCGGCACGAGCTGGAACTGGAGGTCGGCCAGCGACCGTCGTGGGCCGTGGAGTCCTTC carries:
- a CDS encoding beta-class carbonic anhydrase, which produces MPSSSPEGPVTDRLIAANRRYAAEFTDPGMDARPVLKVAVVACMDARLDLHAALGLELGDCHTIRNAGGVVTDDVIRSLTISQRALGTRSVVLIHHTGCGLLNLTEDFRHELELEVGQRPSWAVESFKDADQDVRQSMERVRTSPFLPHTDDVRGFVFDVTTGLLREIDPVGDAGR
- a CDS encoding UDP-N-acetylmuramoyl-tripeptide--D-alanyl-D-alanine ligase; translation: MIPLTLAEIVEAVSGRPHDIPDPGATVTGPVVKDSREVVPGALFVAFAGARVDGHDFAGKAVTDGAVAVLASRPVGVPAIVVDDVETALGALARHVVRRLGATVVALTGSAGKTGTKDLLAQLLRRHGPTVWTPGSLNNEIGLPLTALGAEEGTRHLVLEMGARGIGHIRYLTGLTPPRVGVVLNVGSAHIGEFGGREQIAQAKGELVESLPPAEEGGIAVLNADDPLVRAMRARTDARIVFFGESEDADVRAENVRLTPKGQPAFTLHTPTGCGDVTMRLYGEHHVSNALAAAAVAHELGMPVDGIATALSEAGTLSRWRMEVTERSDGVTVVNDAYNANPESMRAALRALAAMGKGRRTWAVLGEMAELGEESLAEHDAVGRMAVRLNVSKLVAVGGREARWIDMGAKNEGSWGEESVHVSDAQAAIDLLRDDLRPGDVVLVKASRSAGLEKVALALVEGEVAGR
- the rsmH gene encoding 16S rRNA (cytosine(1402)-N(4))-methyltransferase RsmH, producing MSTNERHVPVMLRRCLDLLAPALDGPGAVVVDCTLGLGGHSEAMLAAFPGLRLIGLDRDPEALRLAGERLAPFGDRVTLAHAVYDELPEVLDRLGTPRVQGVLFDLGVSSLQLDEAERGFAYARDAPLDMRMDQTKGVGAAEVLNTYPPGELVRVLRAYGEEKQAKRIVEAIVREREKEPFTTSARLVELIRDALPQAAKRTGGNPAKRTFQALRIEVNGELAVLERALPAAVAALAVGGRIAVLSYHSLEDRLVKRVLAAGAANTAPPGLPVVPERYQPRLRLLTRGAELPTEEEVAENRRAAPARLRGAERIREEP
- a CDS encoding peptidoglycan D,D-transpeptidase FtsI family protein is translated as MSERPRRTPDRRPVGGAGGPRGAGGSRGTGGSGRGTGGAAARAGGGTRPARPARTTSRPRPPGTIRLVGHRPRLRLFGVVLTLVMLTFTVRLLQVQAVDASVYADKADVNRYITVPLAAERGTVTDRDGVPLATTVDAYDITADPYLFTPEQTEVADAPAQAAELLSPILDVDEETLVERLSREGTRYVLLARQRSPQVWRQITDLKRALAREHTGDGIHVLSGVYSEEHAKRVYPNERLAAGVLGFVNAEGEGRGGLEAMYDEVLAGEDGKITYAQSGGRQVPTAGEDEQPAKPGSDVELTLDRDIQWAAQRALDEQVADSEADGGYVIVQDVRTGEILALATAPGFDPNDLSRASASALGNPALQDAFEPGSTSKVMSMAAVLEEGVATPHTHVVVPNRLPRADRSFADDHDHPTLYLTLNGVLARSSNIGTILAVEQLGDTQAETNRVLHSYLRKFGLGQKTGLDFPGETPGILADPEDWNASQQYTIPFGQGLSVNAVQAASVYSTVAAGGVRVEPSLVRGTTAADGTWIPAPKPKRTRVVSEKTARTLAAMLESVVADDTGTGTVARIPGYRVTGKTGTANRVDPETGRYNGYTASFAGFAPADRPRVTVYCAVQNPKKGEYHGGEVCGPVYQEVMKYTLKALRIPPTGSEPPRLPVTFDPGD
- a CDS encoding septum formation initiator family protein, which codes for MPAGGPSAPARTPFVLLVVLLLGSGLLALLLLNAAVNQGSFELDELEKQAEELAEEEQALQQELDSHSAPGPLSERARELGMVPGGNPVFILPDGTVRGVPEPAPEIEAGEEGP
- a CDS encoding UDP-N-acetylmuramoyl-L-alanyl-D-glutamate--2,6-diaminopimelate ligase, with translation MRTITDDPSNRAGATGGTSGTSGPSLRDGTDRPGTLTAVPHADQTSSLPPAPPRPERVVPVPLAELARQLDVTAPPGDVAVTGITHDSRAVRPGDIYVARPGARFHGADFAVQAARLGAAAVLTDPTGTERAAATGLPVLTVPDPRDRLGELAAAIYGHPGRDLLQIGITGTSGKTTTAYLVEGGLRAAAKEGEPAGLIGTVESRIGDERIKSERTTPEATELQALFAVMRERGVRSVAMEVSSHALVLGRVDGCVFDVAVFNNLSPEHLDFHPDMEDYFRAKAQLFTSARSRAGVVNLDDEYGQRLADGVSEVPVTTFSAEGHPDAHWRARDVEIGPLGSTFTVVGPDGETARAAAPLPGPFNVSNALAAITALVVAGIDLETAARGVAAVPGVPGRLERVDAGQPYLAVVDYAHKPDAVDSVLRALRKVTDGRVHAVLGCGGDRDPHKRPAMGATLARLADTAVLTSDNPRSEDPLAILAAMLAGAAEVPIHERGTVLLEEDRAAAIDAAVARAEPGDTVLVAGKGHEVGQDIAGVIRPFDDREVLREAIERRRATERRAAAGSGDTGESTS